The stretch of DNA TCGGTTGGGTTTGTGTGCTGATGGTTTCACGCCATTTTCTGTTTCTGCAACACCATATTCATGCTGGCCGGTCTTTATTACGCCGTATAATCTTCCGCCTgaaatgtgtatgactagtccatatatttttttaaattgtgttATTCCCGGTCTCCGTAATCCAAAGAGTTTGATtaatgtatatttgcaacctctaATTGATGAGCTTAAACAGTTGTGGTATGATGGAGTTGAGACATATGATATATCAACTAAGCAAAATTTCaacttgcgtgctaatttaatgtgaaccattaatgattttcctgtaTATGGAATGTtatctgggtggatgactgccggaaagttagcatgtccttactgcatgaaaaatggtaaagcgttcactttaagacatggccgaaagcagtcatggtttgattgtcatcgtcagttcttgccagttgatcatgagtttagaaggatgaaaaacgcattcaaaaagaatacagTTGAACATGATTTGTCACCTCCAATTTATTCCGGTGAAGAAATTTGGGAGATAGTTCAGAACTTCACTAAAGTTACCGAGGCCCCACCTTCtagatttcctggatatggtgttactcataactaGACAAAACAaagcatattttgggagttgccatattggaaggataatcttcttcggcacaatcttgatgtcatgcatattgagaagaactattttgacaatttgttcaacacagtgatggatgataAGAAAAAGACAAAAGATAATCCTAAGGCTAgactggacttacaagaatattgcaggcgacctgaattacatttgcagtctaggaacaatggtaaggtgttcaagcccaaggccagctacacattcactttggaacaaAGACGACAGATTTGTGAGTGGGTTACAAACCTAAAGATGCCCGAGAGCTATGCATCGAACCTGGGAAAACGTGTCGATATGGTTGAGGGAAAGCTGActcatatgaaaagtcatgactgtcatatattcatggaaaccttaatccctattgcattttgtggatTGCCTGAAAATATAtgaaaacccatcacagagataagtttgttcttcaaagacttatgttctaccacattaagggaagaaaccCTATTGCAAATGAATTGGAATATTCCTGTAATCAGTAATAAGCTGGAAAGGATttttccatgtggtttctttgatgtgatggaacaccttccaattcacCTTGTACATGAGGCGCGACTTGGAGTCCCGGTTCAATGCAGGTGGATGTATCCATTCGAGAGGTAATGATCAAACCTTGATTTATTCTTGTAATTTTTTTTAACGTTATCGTCTAATATAAAAATGTGCAGGACTATCGGCAAGTGTAAATGATTTGTTAAacagaggaataggattgaaggatccatatgcgaagcctatcttgcaaagaaaactgcctatttttgttcttactactttgacagtcatgtgccatgtgctagAAATAGGCCCAATCGGCACAATGTGGTAATTGAgattgatccattatatccaccaatgtccgtATTTAATCAACCAGACCGGGGTTCTAAAGATCGAACAAAAAGAGGCCTAAgtagtatggagtacaaatcagcttcaaatcatgtgttgctaaattgtccggaagttcaaccctttcttaagtaagtgttgacgtaagattaatttacatgggctactatttaatttggttgatacaactaacaaataattttcaatgcgtcgctcagtgacttcgtgagtcaatttggtcatggtgctgtatattctacatttgaggcatggtttaaagagtgtgtaagtgcatcttatatactttctcacatgtgaatatacatacttGTAAATATACTTGCTCACTTGTGATTTATTTACCCCTACATGTAGGTCAATAATTCAAACAACGATGTTAATAAATTTTTGAAAGACATATCCTGGGGACCTGCACCTACGGTTACGACTATGTCTAAGTATTATATGAATGGTTACAAATTTCACACTGAGGAATGATCCAAGTATAAAAAAAGCAATAACAGTGGGGTGTGTGTCAAAGGTGATGAAGAAAACCAGGATGGAAaaaatgattattatggtgtgatcaaagagattctagaattGTCATATTCAGGCtggccaaataagaagatcatacttttccgatgcaagtagtttgacccaacacctagaagaggtacaaatgTACACCCGtagtacaacataattgaggttaataaaaagagggagtatgatcactatgatccttttataattgcagAAAGAGTTAGGCAAGTGTACTATGCTCCATATCCATTATggagggataaggctgattggttGGTTGTAATAAAAACAAAGCCTGTTGGTAGGGTGAAAGTTGAGAATGTGctagatgttgcttaccaaaacgatacctcaagtgttaaccaaatggtggatgatcagttagaaaattaCTTGGAGCACCCTCaacgcatattagaagaagttgatatggaggaaataacaatcatagaaaatgaggatgaaataagtgaagaggaagGATTTTCAGACGAGGAAGGATACGTCGACAAAGACAACTAGCATGTTAGTTTTTTCAAgcgctctcaacttatatagatttatattctcaattctaacatgttctttaatttatgcagatgGCCGGTAGGGGTCGAAgtaggtctaggaaggataaaaggcctattgatcatgatgatggtgctacacccacgcttccttccactccacacttgcatcCCTCTGCTGCTGATGGCCGGAAGCAATCTTCTAGGCACAAATCTATTCCACCACATCTATCTACTCATCATACTACCCACCATTCGCCCGCCCAGCAGTATTATCACCATTCTCCGCCACAGGGCTATACCCCGCTTCCTCCTCATGATCCTACCAGTACTAACATGGGTGTATCGAGTCACCAGTCACAGAGCTATATGGTACGCCCGTCATCTGCTCCATTTGCTTTATCTCCGGCCGGATCGcatccatctagatttcagccGGCCGGATCGCAACAGTGGTCTGGATCGCAACAGGGGTCTAGATCGATGCAGGGGTGTGGATTGCAGCCATCTTCATCAAGGACCCCGTCTCCCTCTCCACGGAGTTCGTCTCCTAGCATTTCTAGACTTCGTCTTCGGGATAGTAGCACTGAGCCAGATGCCCCCCCTTCTGCGCACACTTCAGATTCATCGGAGGATGATGATCCAGATGATGTGCGTtatgatcgttatcataggatcatcatcaggcctgagggtaatgggtaagatttatttattacttctttatttttgctgaattataatagctactcttgtttatttaatgtaatttctATGTTGCAGGTTCATTCCTAATCATCAGGttacaaagataatcactgatATTCTTGGCGGGTTGTATAATGCACCCTATCCAACTTGGAGTGACTTTCCAGAGGATCTTGTGCAACAGAtgttcaaccaatttaaggttttaatacaattcttatctatttaagcattatattaacaatattttcatctaacattacatactttatttgcagactaagtgtgccTGGAAGGACTGGTATAACCGTGAAATTTGTAAAAATTGGGAGTACAAATGCCGTAAGAGACTCTCTGATTCCTTTAGCTCCGCTCGAAAGGTTAAaaagaagccttcatgggttctaccggATGTATGGGTGGATCTGCAAAGGTATTGGGCCACCAAGAAATTCGAGAAGCAGAGTGAACTGGGAAAGAAGgcccgagcatctgagaagggtggctccttgcactgtCTGGGTTCAAGGAGCATGGGGGATACGAGGAGACAAatggtaattccttaaaatatttcggtctatttttatcgaactttatttatatatgttaattttgttaacacgttttattatatttgtaggaaaaaaatatgggaggaagatgagtcatgatgagttcttcatggagactcacatccggaagaagaaggcaccgatagatccaactagatgggtcgaggaccgggcagaGACTACacatgtaagtttcataactactataaatgtttataatattatatagttagtaattttctatcttctaaataaagggtcgctacaagattaatttggaggagtacactcagagcttgccacgGAATGAGCAAGGCGACCGCCCGCCCATTTTAGACGAAGAAGCGCAGaggatatggttggatgttgtcgatggtcctaaaaaggggatagcatacggccttccagataaatcatttcggcgctacaaggctggattgcaaggtatgGGGACTTCCGCCCAAGGCGAGGCGATTGATAGGTCGACTATATCGTCTATGGAACATAAGATCGCGAAGCTGAcagcagagcttgaagagacaaaggctagagaaaaAACGAGAGATGAACAATTTGGTACCCTTCAAGTTCAACTAGAAAGGAGAGACgaacaatttaatctccttcaaggtcagctggccaatcttcttgctagtggtgcctTTTTCATTCCCCGGTCTCGTGATCCTTCCCCATGTGCCGACGATGAAGGTTCTAGGAGTGAAGATAGAGATGATGCTAGataaaaaaactcattgaatggtgtgtattgctaaacaaagtattGAACTTGTCAATATTTAGTTGAGAGTAATTTTGAATGATGATTATATTGTTATTTTGTTATTAAACATTTTAGTAGTTGTTGTTAGATAATGGTTGTTAGTGTAAGTTAATAGTTTTTGttagttaattgttgttgttattgttgttgttagtatattcattgttgttgattaattatggttgaatggcagcaatgtaatgctgccattataggatggatattggttgtaatTGGTAGGTGGTGTAGCTCAAAAATAGGTATTTTATGTCCAGGTTTTACCAGAtatccgaccgaattcggtcggaaattaatttttttttgcccagaaattcataatttccgaccgaattcggtcggaaattatgaatttatatttattttttaaaataaattaataatttattacaatttacaactaattatttaattaaatacaattattatttttaaaatttccgaccgaatttggtcgaaaaataaaaaaaaataaaaaaaaatattaatagtttccgatcgatttcggtcggaaatttgaaaataaaaaattaatagttttcgaccgatttcggtcggaaatttaaaaattaaaaaaaaatatttaattgttttcgaccgatttcggtcgcaAATTAAAGTTTGATAGTCAGTCAACGCGTTGATGTTTTCGACCGAATTAGGTCggaaatttccgaccgatttcggtcggtacacATTTGCGACCATCGTTTTTCCGACCAAttaaaatcggtcggaattcggtcggaaatagcGGACGAAATTATACTGTTTTTTAGTAGTGTCAAATAGTACAGAGAATATTCTTTAGAATATCCCCTCTATTATCGTATTCTAAAAACTAACGATTCTTTCCGCGGACCTCGTCCTCGATCATCATAGGCATCCTGACTAGAAGCTTCGCCATTTTTTGATCGACCTCGACTGATTTTTCCTCGATACTTCCTCGCCCTAAATATTCCGTGGTAGATTTCGACCTATGCAGAActatttccttcttttttttcttctttttttggccTTGAGAGGGGTAAATGCTTGTATCTATAATAGTTTCAAATGCTAAAAGGTACAAAATGAACAATCCTAAGAAGATGAATTGTTTGATCATAATAACACACATACAAATTATTAGACGCAAGGACAATATATGATATATAACAGATTAGAAAATGACCTCTCTCCAGATATACAAAACAATATAATAAGTCAAGCAATGAAAGAAGTGGTTGAGAGGGAATATAACATTGTAACAGACATACCACATCAAGCCAACAGCAAAATGACCTTTAAAAAGTAGTAATAAATGTGACTTCCATACTCTTTCTACATTTCACTTTAACAATTTAGCTACTACTCTAGTTCTCTTTTGTTCTATTATCTTACTAGTGCCAAATCAATGCCCATGCATGCCAACTACCACTTCTATATAGGGCTGTCATAGTTCCATCCATTTGTTTTTGTCTTCATTTCAGGTGGTCCTTCGCAGACGCAGATTTAAATTATATggatttaatatttaagatttttatCATTAAACACATACAATATATTTAAAGTTATGAGTTTCTGTCCATTATTTGTTATAATACTAATGAATTTTACACATAAATACATGCTTTGTGTTAAAAGTATTGGGTTCAAATGAACCCAATACTATAGGATTGGATCCGCCCATGGTCCTTGTTTGATGTCCAATATTAGTATTGAGGACCCGTTTAATTTATACTCACGTCTCGTAACCCTATTAAAGGAGAAAATAATTTGTATCAAGATATTTTATATTTACAGCTCGAACTCTGGATTCCTAATTATGAACGGAGGGATTTATCTATCCCATCACAAATGTTGGTCCTTGTCTATATATGAATAGACTCTTCTTGATGGAACATATTACTAGTTTTATGATCAAACATCTTAATTGGAGACGGATTTAAAATTATAGATTAAAGATACTATGAAATATCATTATATAGTACTATTATTATCTGTCGTGGCAATCTTAGAATAGATGTCTGTGTCGTATGTATTTAAATTATTCAATTATATAGATAGGTCAAGCTTAGCCAAACACATCAATTAGCTACGGATCGTATACTACATCTGCCCATGTCACCAACTATACTTCCATCTGGCCAATCCCGAGATAGCTAAGCTCCAGCTTTTTGTTTTTATAATTCATTAAAATTATGGGGATGAATAAATTCTTTTACCCTTAATTAAAAGTTTCGAGTTAGTCGTTGCGGATAAAAAAAATCTTAGTAAAAATTAAAGTGCTTCCCATTTAGTTCAGAGCCCTAAAGCAGGTGGCGGAAATGGGGTGGGAAACAAAAAAATTTACCCTGGAATCACACTTCATCTGCACAAAACATCCTGCTTATTTCttttttgaataattttttttaactaatTTTAAATTATGGGCCTGAGTGGCTATCGTATCTCTGCGTCTAATTCCACCTATATATAACGAATCACATGGTAATTTTGATATGTTGTATTAGTTTGTTGTTTGTAGCAGTAACTTGTTAGGTCTTTACCGAAGAATTGTACAACTTCACAAAACCTAGTAGGCGATATACatgtaaagagaaaaagaaatagTGAAACAAATATCAGCAAAGGGTAAATCAATATATAGTAGTAATTTCTTTTGATTCCATTCATATTGCGTTTACAGTTATTGAATTTCGAAAAGACAATGGCTCACATACTTTCGTAGGACATTATCTTTTTTAAGAGCACAGATAGATATAGGATAGTGTTTAATTTCTTATCTCTTCCAACAGTTAATATATAGCACAGGCAATGCTTTtggatggatatatatatatatatatatactatttttcCTATAGGAATCTCATAATAGTACATGTTTGTGTTTGAAGTTTTGCTAATTTGATGCTATAATTGTCCTTTTCGAAGGAGCTACTTGGATAATGTCCATAACTAACTTTAAGAAGTAGCTTAATCGTTTATTTGTTTTCTCCCCAATTAAAAAATATGCATATTTTTCTCTGAAACAATAATCAGCAATTGTCCAACACATAAatgatttttttaattatataattagGAGCCAGCCAAAAAGAACTAGCTACAATAATTAAGAAGATTAAAGGATGAGCTCGTTTTCTATTTTGTTACTATTAATCAAGGACGAaaccaaaattttaattttatgagttttgGATAGAGCGATAATTTTAAGTGCTAATAATTGAGATTTAACATTTTTACATATGTAATGAATTTCTTTATGTAATTTCATTATTTGAGCAAAAGAAACTGAATTCGGCAGAACCCGTAGCCGAGCTTCTAGCTCCGCGCCCCTGCTGCAACAGAACATTTGATGCGGAAACAAAAAACCCAGATGGTACTCCAATTGGTGCATAATCAAACCTTTCTGAAATAAAAACCACAAAAGAAAACTCCTACATATTAATTAGTTGAAATGACAAAATATGATAGTTGTAATCCCTCGAATTGAAATTGAATGTCTTAATTTAACTTCACAGGAATCTTGAGTGAAAAGGTGAAAATGTAAGTTGTTTTAACCCCTTAAGaatcatcatcatatcatactaTATTGGCAAAATACATAAAAATCTCATTAAACTTGTTCAAAAAATATGTTTGAACACTTAAATTAAACGAATGTTCTTTTACCCCATATTCATGTTGTGAGTGAATTAAATAACACCCTAAAGACTAatatgaaagaaaaagaaaaagaaaataaaaataaaatgaaagcccgtaaaattttaaaaaaagtgaGCCCACTAATAatgtataataaaaataaaatcaaataaagaTTGGGCCCCTCTCCTTCTTCTCCATTCGCCCCCCTCCCCCAGTGCTCCTCgtcttctttcttcttccttttttcttttagTATTTCTTTTTCTTGCCATCTGCCtcatcttctttcttcttcttttttattcaaTGAATTTTTCTTTGTTCTGAAAATTAAGAAATTAATTTAGTATTTTTTCGTATTTTCTCTGTTGCAGttatttaaacaaaaaaaatcatAGAGGATGTTGAAGATtgaaatgaaaaattaaaaataattaaataaagaaaccaaaaaaaaaaaagaggagagTGAAGCAAGATCGAAGGGATTTAAATTTATAGTGTATCTATGGATGAGAATTCGATGAAAAACATATAATTAAgagaaatttaataattaattagagATTTATTAGTGTATTAAATAATGAGTAAGGAAAAAAATGTGAATAGACAAAAAGAAACGAAAaggttaaaaaaaatcaaaatttagaTAATTTCTGACGTGGCTCTAACGTGAATTTCTGACGTGGCTCTAACGTGGCGTTGATATGGCTCTAATGTGGCAATGATGTGGCGCGTGTGTAAAGCACATCACATTGTAAGATTGGTATTATAGTGTTAGGGTGTTATTTAATTCACTTCGAACATGAATAGGGGGCCGTTTAATTTAAATGTTCAAATCTGTTTTTTGGACAAGTTTAATGAGGTCTTTATGTATTTTACCTACTATATTATAAGTATGAAGTCGAAAGTGTTACGTTGAAAGACCAAAATAGACATCAAAAGCTGAACGACTATTTTGCCCTTTAAGAAAGTATAATTTCAAAAAGAATTTTGAACAAAGATGTAAATGCACATTCCAATATTTATCACAAATGTGCAATTTATATCAACATTAAATGATAAAGTTACGTTGCACCACAATGAATAAGTATTAATTTCTATAATGACTCGTAATTGCTATCCAACTAAGCTTCTCTTCGTTTCTATTAAACATATGGGTAATTTGATGAGTTTAGTGATCTAAAATGTTATTAGAACAAAGAAGAAACAATTAGAACTCCTATATTGTATTTGTATTGTTAATAATAAACCAGGATTTTTGGTATATGTTCAAGTGACAGTGGGAATTAAATTGAACTAAATTTCTTCTTATTTAGATTAACTAATGATGTTCTCCGGCAAAGTCTAATAGCTAATTTTTTTGCAATGTAGTCCGAAATGTAATTCATTAAAGGAGATACAAATTTTGTAACGATAAATTATCAAAGCAAGCACCGTCATGTTGTattgtactccctccgttcatttttatttgatacattttgacttttcacgccccttaagaaataataaatgaagtgcataatttatcatgatagccatattaattgatgcatattttattggatttgagaaaatgatttgaaatgagtaataaatactgtgagtataatatgaaaaaaaaaaatgtcttctcttgatatgtctaaagtgacaagtaaaaatgaaaatctatttttagtatacatgacaagtaaaagtgaacggagggagtacgtATCATTGgatattttggtattttctttTCATATACTCGTTTCCCAATAGAATAAAAATTTCTTGAGGTGGATTACTTCTTTCCTATTGTGGTTTTCAAATACTCCAGGTTATTAAATTCCTGAAACTTTTTTTCTCCTCTCatgaattccttttttttttttttggttgacttCTCAGATGCTCCATACCAAAGGCAATATAAGTTTCTGTTATAGTTTGTATGTTTCATCTTATTAATTACTTATTTTCTTGTGCTTATACTAAGAAATTCAGTTTTCTATGCTTAAATGATTTTAATGTTATTCACTACCATAATGTGGATCTATATACAGTATGTTCTTAATTATTGTCCTCATTATCATGAATATTTTAGTGAAATTAAAAATCTATTATCATAGGATATGTAGAAATTTCTTTTTCCTGCTATGGTAGCTGTTACAAATGGTCGATGCATGAATAGCTATAGATAATGAGTATGACAAATTTACTGTGGAGGCATGTCAAAGTTTGAAACTTTACTTGGATTGTCAATTCAGTCGAACTAGCTAGCATAATTTTATACGAGAAGTAACATAAATTGTAAGTTATTTTTTCAAATATTCCagaaagaataaattaattttaatttgAGTTGAGGATGAGACAATAGCTTGACAAGAAGTAATACGAATTCTTGGACATGCAAGTTTTGCTCTAAAGTAACATCTAGAAgaatgtttttcttcaaaacatcAAAAAGAATGATAGAAGATTCACCAAAATAAAGTATATAGTGGAAACTCATAAAAGAAGAAATAAATTTGAAAagaataaaatgaagtaacttaTGGAGTAAGAAAATATTTGCGAAGTATCAAAGTCCCGCTATATATGTTTATATGATAATCAGTGAGTGTGATTTTAGTAGTTGCATAATATTAACAATAAATTGTAGCCCTTAGAACTTTTTATAATGAATTGGCAAGATATCCAAAGTTCCAAACCCCTAAACCGAATTAATAATTATCAAATTTAagaacattttaaaaaaaataatttatagcaAATACATCTTTTGAATATTATttacttatatttttttttttaaatatttcttATGGAATACATCGTAACGTGTGTGCCTAAGAACTAGTATATTATTACAAAAGAGAACAGGGAGTAACATGCTTTTTAGCCAGAATGTAACTATAAAGACCAACAAGGGTTGTGGTGGAGTGGTAAATACTCATTCATCCTTAATCAGAGGTCTCGGGTTTGAGTCCCTGGATATGAAATCGCCTTTGTTAGGGAGCGTTTTACCCCCAATGTGAAACTTTTCGGTACGAATCCAAATTTAATCGAACCTCATTGTGAATACGGGACACTGgatagaaacaaaaaaaaaaactaagcgTAAAGAATGCAGGACTTAGCCAGTCATACTGCAAAAAGCTTTTGAATATTCAATAAAAGACaagaaggaaaaagaagaaaagaagaagggAGAAAGGGATAAAGCTAACTCGAAGTTTAGTGTGAGATAAAGGGGACAGCAAAAAGTGACGCAAAATCCAGAAGAAAGGCAGAGATCAGCAACAGCATCGATGTCATCGTCTGACAATTTCTGCTCAGTTCATTAGTCCACGTGTCAGTTCcctattgaatttgtttttttttaattatcaaatattGTAACTAACTTTTGCAACTAAAATattcattaaaattata from Nicotiana tomentosiformis chromosome 11, ASM39032v3, whole genome shotgun sequence encodes:
- the LOC138900853 gene encoding uncharacterized protein gives rise to the protein MSHDEFFMETHIRKKKAPIDPTRWVEDRAETTHGRYKINLEEYTQSLPRNEQGDRPPILDEEAQRIWLDVVDGPKKGIAYGLPDKSFRRYKAGLQGMGTSAQGEAIDRSTISSMEHKIAKLTAELEETKAREKTRDEQFGTLQVQLERRDEQFNLLQGQLANLLASGAFFIPRSRDPSPCADDEGSRSEDRDDAR
- the LOC108948073 gene encoding uncharacterized protein, which encodes MSVFNQPDRGSKDRTKRGLSSMEYKSASNHVLLNCPEVQPFLNDFVSQFGHGAVYSTFEAWFKECMAGRGRSRSRKDKRPIDHDDGATPTLPSTPHLHPSAADGRKQSSRHKSIPPHLSTHHTTHHSPAQQYYHHSPPQGYTPLPPHDPTSTNMGVSSHQSQSYMVRPSSAPFALSPAGSHPSRFQPAGSQQWSGSQQGSRSMQGCGLQPSSSRTPSPSPRSSSPSISRLRLRDSSTEPDAPPSAHTSDSSEDDDPDDVRYDRYHRIIIRPEGNGFIPNHQVTKIITDILGGLYNAPYPTWSDFPEDLVQQMFNQFKTKCAWKDWYNREICKNWEYKCRKRLSDSFSSARKVKKKPSWVLPDVWVDLQRYWATKKFEKQSELGKKARASEKGGSLHCLGSRSMGDTRRQMVIP